The Setaria viridis chromosome 6, Setaria_viridis_v4.0, whole genome shotgun sequence genome includes the window CGCCGaggctcgacgacgacgacggggcggcggcctcggcgtcaCCATCCGGCGGCAACATCCCGTGCGCGGTGACCCCCGCGGCGAAGCTCAGCGACGAGAGGCTCGCCATGGCGTCCGCGGCGGCCACGTAGTCGCGCCGCCACAGCCTGTGCGCGGACACGTCGGCCAGGACCTTGTGCGACCCGTCCCGGTTCGTCtgcacgacggcgacggcgcgagGCTCGGAGGGGACGCTCCAGGAGGCCTCGATCGCCGGCGAGGAGGCCTCGACGTGGGCGTAGCCGCGGTTGACGGCGCCGAGCGAGGAGATGGACTGCAGCGGCGTCGGCGCCAGCGCGCCGAGGCAGTTGATGAGGAAGCGGACGATGTCCTCCCGCGTCAGGCAGCAGTACCGGTCGCAGCCGaacgtcgtcggcggcggcgacgatgacgacgaccgGTTGACGGTCTGcttggcggccgccgccgcccgcggcgtccCGGTGATCTTCAGCACGGCCTTGTAGAACGGCGCGAACGGCTTCTTGTCCACGGTGCAGGCTTCCGTGATGTTCTTGCGCACCAGGACGCGCCTTGCTCCTTGCTTCATTAGCTCCACGATTTCTATCAACCTGCTCGACGAACGAATTGAAAACTGATTCACATTATGATCCCAGATTCTGCCACAAGATGTTCAGTTAAAGTGTTGAACGCCATGGATGGAGCAGGAATGCGACACAGATGTTAGGATGAAGAATGTTCAATCCACAAGACTTCCTCGTTTTGTAGAAATGCGATGCAGAGAAGATGATCATGCGCATTAACATTCAGGCAAGAAAAAGCATGGATCAAATCAAGGACGATACGACCAAGTTCAAAAATTCGACGCGCATCACCTCGTGTGGGGCTCGACCTCCCGCACGAGCGCCGGCTCGTGCGCCACCACGTCGCCGGCGGGCGTCCTCAGCGCCGCGGCCGGGCCGCCGACGTGGGAGGCCAGAAAGGCGACGACGTCGAACGAGCTGAGCAGGCCGATAacggtggccgcggcgggcgcCAGGGGCGACGCGCCGTCGCGCCAGACGGCCACGTCGGCCTCCTGCGACGCCGGgatggccgcggccgccgcggagaGCGGCGCCGAGGCCGGGACGCCCCGCAGCGGTGGCTTGCCGGCGGTGAGGTCAGCGGCGGAAGCGCGGAGGAACACGATGTGGGCCATTCGCTCGCCGGTGTGGGCCCACGCGTGGCGCGAGACCGTGAGACGCTAGCCTCTGATTGGGTGGGGGGCCTCGCGTTTGACCAAATCAAACCTGACGAGGACGCCGCTCGCGAAAATGTCGACGTGTCCCAACTGGGACCTGATTAGCCATGAATTCGGTCTCTTCACCGTTGACGGGCCTAGCCCTGGGCATTCGGTTAATACGGTTAATTCGGTTCGCTTAATTCGGTGACAATAATTTCAGTTATTGAACTTTGGTTACTGAACTTGCTcctagaaaataaataactgaCCTTATTCGGTTTTGATGAAATCGGTTCGGTAATCGGTTAACCGAACAATCTAACAGTATTACAGCACTAGAAAGTATTCGTGGCCCTATGCCTATCACCAGAAAGTCAAACAAGCAAATGGCATTACAACACATAATAGGAGTACTTGAATTGCTGATAGCTAAAGTCTAAACAAGTAACCAACACAGTCTCAAATAGCATTACAACACATAACAAGAGTCCTTGAACAATGAACACCATAACACATAAGAAGACAATAGCATCCTTGTTCTATGCGGGAGACAGCTTGGTGGACTTGGCGTTAGTAGTAGGCTTGGGTGAAATCATTAGGCCACCAATGTCCTCTTCAACATGAGTAAGGGCTTCAAATAGTTAAAAAAAGGCAGTGTGAatacataaataaataataagGAACATGAAATAAATAGCTAGAATTTAAATTGATTACTTCTTCTATTTTAGCCAATTCTTCAGGTCTTCTTCGACACTAAGAGTAGTGGATCGATGAAGCCAATCTTGTGTACAGATCAAGCGCTTGACCATAATTGGTGTGAGAGAGCTTCTAAAGTCATCAAGAACACGTCCACTCGTGCTAAAAGCTGACTCGGATGCCACTGTTGAAATAGGAATGGCCAACAAATCACGAGCCATGTGAGACAATATTGGGAACCTGTGAGCATTGTCGTTCCACCATTCAAGAATTTCAAAGTCTTTCTTATCCTCCTCATTCTCTTCAGCAAAGTATTTCTCAAGTTTAGACTTTGTGGTGCCATTTCCACCACCATCAAGCATCATCTTCTGAGCAATGACAGACCTCATCAATCTCTTGCTCTTTTCTGGAGCCTGTTCAAAATCAGTAGTATGCTATGACTTGTCACTTGGAGCATACAAGTTTTTTACTCTTCAAACAAAGCATGGAAAGATTTATTTACTACAGCCCACAATTCTTGTCCTATTTCATGACCAAAATTTCCAAGGTAGCCATTTTTGTGTAATCAGATAGTTTGTACCTTGGATCAATAGCAacacagaaaaaaaatgatcaaGTTTAGCATGTCCTCCTTCTTGTCTCCCCAGTACTTGTAGTACTTTGTTAGCATTGTTTTACCCATGTCCTTGCGTATGCTATAACAACTTTCACACCACTCACGCAACAAAATCAAAACATCAGCAATCTCATGAAAATAATTGTGAGAAGTAACATGTTGAGTGGCTGAGACACGGAGGGTGAGCTCATAGAAGTGTTCAAGAAACAGCCATCTTCTTAGCCTTTTCCCAATCTGATTTTACATGAACACCTGGCATATTCTGTCCTTCTAGATGAAGTTGGTAGTAGGAATCATCATCCTTATATCTTTCAAATGCTTTCTCATATGGTATTGCATTAGCTAACATAAGGTAAGTGGAGTTCCATCTTGTGCAAACATCCAAAGATAAAAAAGCTTTGCTATCCACCTTTGCTAATTTAGCACACTTCTTAAATTTAGCTAGCCTAGAGGGAGAACTCTTGACAAACTTAACAGCAGCACGAACACGATAAATTGAAACATCAATCTCTTTTAGCCCTTCAGTTACTATTAAGTTAATAATGTGTGCAACACATCTCATATGAAGATACTCTCCATCAGCAATGCTGCAATTTGACTCATTCAATACCCTCCTCATATACTTGATAGCACCGTTATTTGAGCTAGCATTATCAATAGTTATGGTAAAAACTTTATCTATGCCCCATTCAGCCAAGCAACCCTCTAAGGATTTCCCAATGTCATCCCCTCTATGGCCCTTTACCAAGAAAAATCCAATAATCTTCTTGCGTAGGTTCCAATCACTATCAATAAAATGGGCTGTGACACACATGTagttttgctgagtgtttgcagTCCATGTGTCAGTTGTGAGGCAAACTCTTTCACAGGATTACTTATAAATTCTTTTAGCTTATCTTTCTGCACATCATAGATACTAACACAATCTCTAGTGGCTGTTCTTCTAGATGGCACAGTAAAACAGGGGCATGCTTTGGCCATAAACTTCCTAAAGCCAGATCGTTCAGCAAAAACAAAAGGCAACTCATCTTCAATCAGCATTTCAGCAAAGCTGTTTCTAATTTCATCAGGA containing:
- the LOC117861966 gene encoding CBS domain-containing protein CBSX6, which produces MAHIVFLRASAADLTAGKPPLRGVPASAPLSAAAAAIPASQEADVAVWRDGASPLAPAAATVIGLLSSFDVVAFLASHVGGPAAALRTPAGDVVAHEPALVREVEPHTRLIEIVELMKQGARRVLVRKNITEACTVDKKPFAPFYKAVLKITGTPRAAAAAKQTVNRSSSSSPPPTTFGCDRYCCLTREDIVRFLINCLGALAPTPLQSISSLGAVNRGYAHVEASSPAIEASWSVPSEPRAVAVVQTNRDGSHKVLADVSAHRLWRRDYVAAADAMASLSSLSFAAGVTAHGMLPPDGDAEAAAPSSSSSLGGGRDDGFEASLVGQMMMASHGGNAALRCRSTSSLAAVMAQMLSYRTTHIWVTDGEDDVLVGVVGYMEIFNAVTKGVVAPPV